Part of the Spinacia oleracea cultivar Varoflay chromosome 5, BTI_SOV_V1, whole genome shotgun sequence genome, CTAAAGCTCATTTGCACTTTGAAGCAATTAAAAGAAATTTTCCCATAAATATTTGATTTCTAAATTATGAACAAACGAAGAGGTGGCAAAGTCTCCACAAGATTGGATTCCAATTATGTGCATCTCATTCTTCTTCATTGGCATAATCTTCActaacaagtttgaatggttTGATTCACCATTTTTTCTTGTGTTTTCTGCTTCTAGATATGTGTCGTACGatggtgtattttttttttcccagtTAATTTGATCTTGTGAAGGTAGTTCGTATTTGCAAAACTTGAGTTATTTCAATTGATAGGTTGAGGGCAGGTTGTGGTGGTAGGGTGTCGAGGGAAGAGAGAATAGAGGGGAGAGATAGAATGGAGGGGGAAAggaatgaagaagaagaagaagaagaagaagaagaagaagaagaagaagaagaagaagaagaagaagaagaagaagaagaagaagaagaagaagaagaagaagaagaagaagaagaagagggatAATATTCTTGGCACAcccaagaaaagaaaaaaatggaAACCAAGTCAACTCACTaaaaatttcttttttttgccgGAGAGTTAAGGTTATGTGCTACTTCACAAACTTATAAAAAATCAATTTACCAGCCATACCTATGTTGACATGACCCAACAAGGGTGCATACCAGAATACAGATCCAACCAAGTTCAGAGAAAGTCGACTCAGCAATCGCTAACCCTAAATCTAAAATTGAAGTTCAGATCCACCAAAACAAGAACCAAGACATTGGGGCTTTGTAGTAGAAGGGACAGACAAGTAGACCAGGCCGCTCTATGCATCCACACAAGTGGCTCACACACTTACCACCAGAATAATACCATAAGATATAAACTCTATTCTGAATTGTCAAATAGACATTGGTTAAATGAAACAACTACTAGCCTACTAGGAGTACTAAATATCCAAATTTATCAAGAAGGCATGGacatttatgtttaaaataagCCTCACATCTCCAACAAGTATATATGATCCAAGGGATATTAAAAAAACAATATAACAGTTATACTGATTTACCAGGTGAACAACTTCAGACTTGGATCCAACAGCCTTCTTCTTTTCACCAGATTTCCCTCCTGCACCAGCAGGCTTTGACACTTGATTAGAGAAAAGCTTCTCAATCTCTGACATATCAAATTCTGCAACACTAAATTTAAAGGCATGATATCAGTGCTTACATAACAAAATTACACCAGCCCTACAAAAACGTGCATTTCATGAACTAGACATCTACTAACTCCAAACTGGAACTCTCATACAAAAAGAATTATGATCAGCCACTTGAGCACAAAAGAAgaatttttttctttaaaaaaaaattaagcaaaaaATTGATAACCTTTAAAAAAGCTCAAAAGAATAAGAAAAGGTTAACATGCAAAAGAAAAAGTCACACAAATGATGGATGGAAAATTAAATCTATGTATGACATTGCTGATAAGAGAAGAAAGAAGATGCACTACATTTGAGACCCTGCCTGTGTTTGCAATTCTTCCCAAAGACTCCCTTGTATTAGCCTCGGCACTTTTATCCAGTGATAGGGTTTAAGTGTTGTTTTTTTAGTTGCAACTCCTGGTGCTGACCGTGGCAGCCCACGACCCCTACCCAGAGATGGGGGAGCATTAGGTGCACCTGGAGCGGCTTTTGCACCAAATGGCGGGGGCGGTGGTGGTCCAGCTCCCGGGGGTCTTGGTGGTGCAGGAGGACCTGGAGCACCACCTCtagggggtggtggtggtggtggtcctCCTCCACGCAAAGGAGGAGGAGGTGGGGGAGGACCTCGGCCCCCCGGAGGTGGCGGAGGAGGAGGAGCGCCTCGACCCCCGggaggtggaggaggaggaggagcacCTCGGCCCCCTGGAGGAGGCGGAGGAGGGGGAGGTCCTCGTCCCCCGGGAGGtggcggaggaggaggagggcCTCGTCCCCCCGGAGGTGGCGGAGGAGGTGGAGGGCCTCGTCCTCCCGGAGGTGGCGGAGGAGGTGGAGGGCCTCGTCCCCCGGGAGGCGGGGGAGGAGGGGGAGGGGCTCGGCCCCCTGGAGGTGGCGAAGGTGGGGGAGGGGCTCGGCCTCCTGGAGGTGGTGGAGGTGGGGGAGGGGCTCGGCCTCCTGGAGGTGGTGGAGGTGGGGGAGGGGCTCGGCCTCCTGGAGGTGGCGGAGGTGGGGGAGGGGCTCGGCCCCCGGGAGGTGGTGGAGGTGGGGGAGGGCCTCGGCCCCCGGGAGGAGGCGGAGGTGGGGGAGGGGGTCCGGCCCAAGGAGGTGGTGGAGGTGGGGGAGGGGCTCCATAAGAAGGAGGTGGTGGAGGAGGAGGTGGTGGGGAAACTCGTAGTAAAGGAGGTGGGGCATAGTGTGCTGGAGGTGGTGGGGGAGGAGGAGGTGGGGTATCTTGAATAGGATGAGATGGAGCACCATATGCAAGAGAgagaggtggaggtggaggtgggggtgggggtggtggAGGTGGTAAAATAGAAGGTGCCAACAGTCCACTTGATCtaggaggtggtggtggaggagaAGGTATTGCCTTTTCAAATGATGAAGGCAATGAAGATGGAGTTGATGGAGGATATGGATTAGAAAACCTtggtggaggtggaggtggaggcgGAGGCGGAGGCGGAGGCGGAGGCGGAGGTGGAGGAGACAAAGTTTGACTCCTTAACATGTTAGAGGATGCAGTTCGCTGGGTTGGAGGCGGAGGTGGTGGTGAAGGTAAAACTCTCGAATGAGGGGGAGGTGGGGGAGGGGGAgggggtggcggtggtggtggtggtggtggtggtggtggtggtggtggtggtggtggcggcggtgGCATTTGAGGCATGGTTGTAACTCTACTTTGTTTATCAGACGAATCGAAAAGAGACGGCGATTGAGGAAGCATTGGAGAGGATATTTTAAAATTGCCACATGAATTGATAGAAGAGGGTGACGGAGGTCTTTGTAGTGGTAACACCTCTACAGTTGGCATATCTGATGAAGAAGAGTGAACAGGAGATTGGGGAGGTAGGGTTAAGGGTGCCTTTATTTCTTCTTCAAGCTCAACAGACTCAGCTAAAGACTGGGAGGATGGATTAACCAAAGAGGAGGGATCTGAGCGAGGAAAGCATTTAGGACTGGAAACTTCTTGGTTAAGCCCATCATCAGGTGTTTCAACCCAAGAAAATTTGGCAGATTCCACAGGATTTACATCCTGAAATTTATGCGGACGTCTATCAATACTAGTAGCACCAAATCCAAAATCTGTGCTGGCAGCACGATCCTTCAGTTTGCCAACGGAACCAGAATCCTTCACTTGATTTTTTGTACCTCCTAAAGAAGGCGGTGCACTGTTGACCCGGGTAGGTGGATAAGCGACATGCATAGAATTGGTGTAAGAACCTTTGTTTGAAGGTATCCACCGATGTTCAGTTGGTTTTTGCTTTCCAGACTTATCCCCTGCTGCTTCTTGCTGTTTCCCTCTGTGCTTGCCCAAAGCTGAGTCAGAAGCTGACTTTTGATTAAACGTGGGAGGCCTTTTGGGTGAAGGTTGCAGGACTCTCTCTTGCTTTTGCTTAGTAACATCACCATTCAACTTTTTCCGTGGACTGTTGCTGCTATCTGACCCTTTTCCCATTTCCCAGTCCTCTACAGTCTGTTTTCTATCTAGCTCTCCCACCATGTTGCCATCTACAAAACCAGTCTTGATATTCTGCTTTATGAGCGTATCTGAAACCACAATCATCGTGTCTGCCTCTTTAACATAAGCATCCAAAGCAATGTCCTTCACTTCATTTAGATCATAGTGTACCTCATGTTTGTGCCCCCCTTCATGCAAAACAATATCATCGACAGCCCATTTAACGTCTTCTTTCTGATTCGCATCATCCATAAGAATGTCTTTGATAGCATTAAGATCAGACTCGACATGCCGATGCAATGTTTTACTCCAACCATCCAGGCCTATGTCCTTCACTGTTTCAATCTCCACTAGTTCTTTTATGTCTCGTCTATGAGCTCTTGTATCTGGTCCACAATCTACAAATGAGGGTGGTTCTCTATCTTCCTTCTGTTCTCCATTACCTACTTCATTGACAGAACTATCATGAATGAAAGGACCATCAAAGTCGGTCTTCCCATCTTGGGCATCAACAGCATTACTGAAGATCTCTTCAGCTTCAAAAAATTCCTCTGGTGAAGCACTATCTGtttcattatcatcatcatcactttCTAGTTCTGTATTTATAATTGGCATTGCACCAACGTCCGAGAAGAGTACCTGATACAGATAATAAGTATGCATTCAACCCCCATCGCTTAAGGAAGAAAAAGGCATTTCAAAAAACATCTATAACTTACCTCTGCTTTGAAGTCCTTAGAAATCTGAACCTTTGCATCCCATAATTTATCAACTTCGTCACGGCTGAGGGACAAAATGTTTGACCGAATAAAGGATGAGTGAAACATAATTCTGAACATAATTTCTTCCCGTATTAAATCATCACAAAGATGGACGCATTCCAAAACAACATCCCCTTGAACACGGCAACGAATATCCAATTTTACCAAGAGACACTCTGTCTGCAATCATAAGCCAAAGTTTAGGTCTTTAAACCTACTGAACTACCATCTCAAATTAAGGGGGCAAAAACTTTTGACTTTACCTCTGAATAACGGGGAACCTGTTTTTTGGACTTTAAGGATGAAAATAACTGCTTGGTACTTCTACTAGATTTTGTTAAAGGGTCCTGCCCATACACACGAACCACTGGTCTGCAACCTTTACCCTCAT contains:
- the LOC110799773 gene encoding formin-like protein 20 isoform X2; the protein is MALFRRLFYRKPPDRLLEISERVFVFDCCFSTDALDEDEYTEYLGGIVTQLQDYCPDASFMVFNFREGDRRSHIADILSDYDMTVMEYPRQYEKCPLLPLEMVHHFLRSSESWLSLEGQQNVLLLHCERGGWPVLAFMLAGLLLYRKNYSGEQKTLEMVNKQASKELLQLLSPLNPQPSQQRYLQYISRRSLGSDWPPSDTPLILDCLILRVLPLFDEGKGCRPVVRVYGQDPLTKSSRSTKQLFSSLKSKKQVPRYSETECLLVKLDIRCRVQGDVVLECVHLCDDLIREEIMFRIMFHSSFIRSNILSLSRDEVDKLWDAKVQISKDFKAEVLFSDVGAMPIINTELESDDDDNETDSASPEEFFEAEEIFSNAVDAQDGKTDFDGPFIHDSSVNEVGNGEQKEDREPPSFVDCGPDTRAHRRDIKELVEIETVKDIGLDGWSKTLHRHVESDLNAIKDILMDDANQKEDVKWAVDDIVLHEGGHKHEVHYDLNEVKDIALDAYVKEADTMIVVSDTLIKQNIKTGFVDGNMVGELDRKQTVEDWEMGKGSDSSNSPRKKLNGDVTKQKQERVLQPSPKRPPTFNQKSASDSALGKHRGKQQEAAGDKSGKQKPTEHRWIPSNKGSYTNSMHVAYPPTRVNSAPPSLGGTKNQVKDSGSVGKLKDRAASTDFGFGATSIDRRPHKFQDVNPVESAKFSWVETPDDGLNQEVSSPKCFPRSDPSSLVNPSSQSLAESVELEEEIKAPLTLPPQSPVHSSSSDMPTVEVLPLQRPPSPSSINSCGNFKISSPMLPQSPSLFDSSDKQSRVTTMPQMPPPPPPPPPPPPPPPPPPPPPPPPPPPPPHSRVLPSPPPPPPTQRTASSNMLRSQTLSPPPPPPPPPPPPPPPPPPPRFSNPYPPSTPSSLPSSFEKAIPSPPPPPPRSSGLLAPSILPPPPPPPPPPPPPLSLAYGAPSHPIQDTPPPPPPPPPAHYAPPPLLRVSPPPPPPPPPSYGAPPPPPPPPWAGPPPPPPPPPGGRGPPPPPPPPGGRAPPPPPPPPGGRAPPPPPPPPGGRAPPPPPPPPGGRAPPPPSPPPGGRAPPPPPPPPGGRGPPPPPPPPGGRGPPPPPPPPGGRGPPPPPPPPGGRGPPPPPPPPGGRGAPPPPPPPGGRGAPPPPPPPGGRGPPPPPPPLRGGGPPPPPPPRGGAPGPPAPPRPPGAGPPPPPPFGAKAAPGAPNAPPSLGRGRGLPRSAPGVATKKTTLKPYHWIKVPRLIQGSLWEELQTQAGSQIVAEFDMSEIEKLFSNQVSKPAGAGGKSGEKKKAVGSKSEVVHLIDTRRVNNTEIMLTKAAVLAMDESILDADQVENLIKFCPTKEEMDTLKNYTGDRTKLGKCEQFFMELMKVPRVESKMRVFLFKIQFNTQVTDFKKSLNTVNSACDEVRNSGNLKEIMQLILNLGNVLNSGTARGSAVGFKLDSLLKLTDTRATNSRMTLMHYLCKFVAEKVPALLNFHEDLLSLEAATKIQLKSLAEEMQAINKGLEKVKQELSASANDGPVSETFCKTLKEFVDVAESEVESVMNLYSVAGRNADALAYYFGEDPAKYPFEQVAQTLLNFTRLFRKAHDENGKQAELEKKKAQKEAEMEKAEKAKAAAKPSKESDT
- the LOC110799773 gene encoding formin-like protein 20 isoform X1, which encodes MALFRRLFYRKPPDRLLEISERVFVFDCCFSTDALDEDEYTEYLGGIVTQLQDYCPDASFMVFNFREGDRRSHIADILSDYDMTVMEYPRQYEKCPLLPLEMVHHFLRSSESWLSLEGQQNVLLLHCERGGWPVLAFMLAGLLLYRKNYSGEQKTLEMVNKQASKELLQLLSPLNPQPSQQRYLQYISRRSLGSDWPPSDTPLILDCLILRVLPLFDEGKGCRPVVRVYGQDPLTKSSRSTKQLFSSLKSKKQVPRYSETECLLVKLDIRCRVQGDVVLECVHLCDDLIREEIMFRIMFHSSFIRSNILSLSRDEVDKLWDAKVQISKDFKAEVLFSDVGAMPIINTELESDDDDNETDSASPEEFFEAEEIFSNAVDAQDGKTDFDGPFIHDSSVNEVGNGEQKEDREPPSFVDCGPDTRAHRRDIKELVEIETVKDIGLDGWSKTLHRHVESDLNAIKDILMDDANQKEDVKWAVDDIVLHEGGHKHEVHYDLNEVKDIALDAYVKEADTMIVVSDTLIKQNIKTGFVDGNMVGELDRKQTVEDWEMGKGSDSSNSPRKKLNGDVTKQKQERVLQPSPKRPPTFNQKSASDSALGKHRGKQQEAAGDKSGKQKPTEHRWIPSNKGSYTNSMHVAYPPTRVNSAPPSLGGTKNQVKDSGSVGKLKDRAASTDFGFGATSIDRRPHKFQDVNPVESAKFSWVETPDDGLNQEVSSPKCFPRSDPSSLVNPSSQSLAESVELEEEIKAPLTLPPQSPVHSSSSDMPTVEVLPLQRPPSPSSINSCGNFKISSPMLPQSPSLFDSSDKQSRVTTMPQMPPPPPPPPPPPPPPPPPPPPPPPPPPPPPHSRVLPSPPPPPPTQRTASSNMLRSQTLSPPPPPPPPPPPPPPPPPPPRFSNPYPPSTPSSLPSSFEKAIPSPPPPPPRSSGLLAPSILPPPPPPPPPPPPPLSLAYGAPSHPIQDTPPPPPPPPPAHYAPPPLLRVSPPPPPPPPPSYGAPPPPPPPPWAGPPPPPPPPPGGRGPPPPPPPPGGRAPPPPPPPPGGRAPPPPPPPPGGRAPPPPPPPPGGRAPPPPSPPPGGRAPPPPPPPPGGRGPPPPPPPPGGRGPPPPPPPPGGRGPPPPPPPPGGRGPPPPPPPPGGRGAPPPPPPPGGRGAPPPPPPPGGRGPPPPPPPLRGGGPPPPPPPRGGAPGPPAPPRPPGAGPPPPPPFGAKAAPGAPNAPPSLGRGRGLPRSAPGVATKKTTLKPYHWIKVPRLIQGSLWEELQTQAGSQIVAEFDMSEIEKLFSNQVSKPAGAGGKSGEKKKAVGSKSEVVHLIDTRRVNNTEIMLTKVKMPLPDMMAAVLAMDESILDADQVENLIKFCPTKEEMDTLKNYTGDRTKLGKCEQFFMELMKVPRVESKMRVFLFKIQFNTQVTDFKKSLNTVNSACDEVRNSGNLKEIMQLILNLGNVLNSGTARGSAVGFKLDSLLKLTDTRATNSRMTLMHYLCKFVAEKVPALLNFHEDLLSLEAATKIQLKSLAEEMQAINKGLEKVKQELSASANDGPVSETFCKTLKEFVDVAESEVESVMNLYSVAGRNADALAYYFGEDPAKYPFEQVAQTLLNFTRLFRKAHDENGKQAELEKKKAQKEAEMEKAEKAKAAAKPSKESDT